A stretch of Mus musculus strain C57BL/6J chromosome 5 genomic patch of type FIX, GRCm38.p6 PATCHES MG4212_PATCH DNA encodes these proteins:
- the Gm21149 gene encoding uncharacterized protein LOC100861702, giving the protein MALFARLCRLFQRANVDRRETREGRKDADLPPDSNEGRRRGTWRMWMALRQTSSPVPVISKKQFEKEEKKLIKEIQLTTEETNELRDRLIYVTEGSMNKRPYHRQNPLYEKLKLKEKEIMTFLHNLEMENMEAQENKQELKKETHFYRNLHSRLLMEENLIKKKSMTLQQESKEVQADWAIIHQRLVELNLSGKDEQENSNLETPEYQVSETARELGLATAEEDSILQNELPGQEAPAEHHLQHPQSSSDESSSI; this is encoded by the exons ATGGCCTTGTTTGCCCGACTCTGCAGACTTTTTCAGAGAGCCAATGTGGATCggagagagaccagagaggggaggaaggatgctGACCTTCCACCTGACAGTAATGAAGGACGAAGGAGGGGGACTTGGCGAATGTGGA TGGCTCTCAGACAGACATCATCCCCTGTACCTGTCATAAGCAAGAAGCAgtttgagaaggaagagaaaaagctgATCAAAGAGATCCAGCTCACTACCGAGGAGACAAATGAGCTGAGAGATCGCCTGATCTACGTGACTGAGGGATCCATGAACAAGAG GCCCtaccacaggcaaaatcccctttATGAAAAATTGAAGTTAAAGGAGAAGGAGATCATGACATTTCTACACAACTTAGAGATGGAGAACATGGAGGCCCAAGAGAACAAGCAGGAGCTCAAGAAGGAGACACATTTCTATCG TAACCTGCACAGCCGGCTCCTGATGGAGGAGAATCTTATAAAGAAGAAGTCGATGACATTGCAGCAGGAGAGCAAGGAAGTACAGGCTGATTGGGCCATCATTCACCAACGTTTggtggaattgaacctgagtggTAAAGACGAACAGGAGAACAGCAATCTTGAGACTCCAGAATATCAG gTCTCAGAAACTGCAAGAGAGCTGGGATTGGCCACAGCTGAAGAAGACAGCATCCTGCAGAATGAGTTGCCAGGCCAGGAGGCCCCTGCTGAGCaccatctccagcacccacaatcTTCCTCGGATGAATCTTCTTCCATATAA